The Rhodococcus opacus B4 genome contains the following window.
GCTCAGCCTCCACGGATAAGACGAAGCGCCAGGCGAGAATGAACTGTGCCGCCCATTCTGCTCACCCAGTTGCAGCCGACCGAGCCTCCAGCTCCGCCGGAGATCCCGGCCGAACCTCTGCCACCTGCTGAGATTCCATCGTCCCCGACGATCCCCGTCACACTCGAAGACTTGAAGAGCTTCCTCGAAGCGGCATCTCCGACACCCGGATTGCTGACTCAACCATGGGCCACCCTCCTCGCGAGCCTTGCTGTCCTCGGATCCGGATATCTCGTATATAGGAACGGAAATAAAACACGAAAACAGGCCGAGATACACTTCGGAACCTCTCATGACCTCGAAGTCACTCGCAGTCTGCGTGACAGATTTACCACCATCGCCGGCCAACTCGCGGACCCGGCCTCCGCCGTTCGTACTGCTGGCGTCTACGCAATGGAAGCTCTTGCCAACGACTGGCTGGCACGCGGGGATAAGTCCGAGGCGCAAGCTTGCATCAACGTCCTGTGCAGCTACGTCCGCGCGCCCTACGCACAAGCACAGGGGCGCGGTCAGAATCAAACGAACAGAATAATCCGCATCAGTCTTACAGACCGCGTCGTCGAAGAACACTATGAATACCGCCAGGACGACCGAGAAGTACGTCAGAGCATCATTCGCACGATCGCTGCTCACTTAAAAGCTAATGGTAAGGGCAACTGGAGCGATCTCGACTTCGACTTCACTGGCGCGCACCTCGACAACGCGGACTTCTCTTACGCAATTTTCAACAAACCTGCTCGCTTCGAACGCGCACAGTTCCTTGGAGCATCTGCCCGATTTGAGCATGCGACTTTCACGGCTTCAGCCACTTTCGGTGAGGCTCGATTCTGCAGCGGCCTCACAATATTTGACGATGCGAAGTTTCACGGCCCCAATAACAAATTCTCTGGCGCAAAGTTCGGAAGCAGGTACAACAGATTCGATCGAGTCGAGTTCACGGGCGGCATCACAAACTTCACGGATTGCGAGTTCGAGGGTGAGGATACAGCCTTCGATAGCGCTCGGTTCGAGAGTAAAAACACGCTGTTCACCGGCGCTAAGCTGCTCAGCAAAAGAACATGGTTCGTCGAAGCCACCTTCGAGAGCGAGATGACGTCGTTCGATCGATCAACGTTCGATGGAGAAGCAGTCTCATTTGACCAGGCCAAATTTCGAGGAAAGAATACGACGTTCAAAAATGCAGAATTTTCGGGCGGACTCACTGATTTCAATGCCGCCGAGTTTCGCGCAGAAGCGACGCGCTTCGGGTATGCGAAGTTCAATGGAGATCAAACTTCGTTTGATAAATCGACGTTCGGTGACACAAGGGCAAAGTTTGGTGGTACGGAGTTCAATAGCGTGAGTGGAACCACGTTTCATGAGGCAAGATTCATTGGCGGACGCATAACTTTCGGGTGGGCCATTTTCAACGGCCCCGCATCGTTTGAACGGCCGGAAGTGTGGGCGAACGTAGAATTTGACTGGAGTGCCCAAATTCCATACGAGATGAGAAAAAGAAAGCCGCAGAATGTTTTGCCGGACGTCTGGCCCCCCGCTTTGATGGACTCGCATGGTGCGGAGGAGGAAGAAGAGCAGGACTAGCGTCATCCTCGCGCGGCACACGTGGCCCCGCCCAACCCTGTTGTGGAAGTCGATGCACTTTTCCCAAGGGGGGCGGCTGGGGTGAGGATGCCTCGCGCAGAATCAAACGTACTGCTTGCAGAATCTGCTTGGACAAACTGCTTGCAGCTCTGCAGTGAGGGGACGATCGCGGCTTCGGGATACCGCGTGACCTGGCCGCTGACCTTTAGCTCGCGCAACGGGCGGTTGCAGCTTCGAACGGTAGATGTGCCGCGAGGAATCGATGAGACGTGCGACGACGTGGACTCCGGCGTGCTCCGATATCGTGACTCCACTAATGGCTTTTTGAGGCGTGGGCAGAGGCGGTAAGGAATCTTGGGAAGGTCCCGGCGCAGTCGAAAGAATGGCGCTGCACAACAACCACGCGCAGGGCTGGCCTCAGAACAGTTCTCTGAGCTGAACGCAACCTTCTATACCGGGGATCCCGCTGAGTACTTGCGCATGCGTATCGAGTCGTTGTCACTGACGCTGTGTGACGACTCGGCCCTAGCGCCTGCGTTCGGCTCTGCCCGCCGTGTGGGCATTGCGGAATTCGGCGCGATGCAGCCGCCGGACGAGGATGCGCGAGTCCGCTACGTCAGGTCCGAAGCTGTTGTGATCCTGCATCACTCCGCGGAAACACTCCTGAGGATGTACTTCGCGCACGTCGCTTACCCTCATTGCCCCTGGGTGGGTATCGCGTCGTCTCGGACGCCGGGTGAGTTCAAGGACAAGTGCCTCAAGGTCGCACATCACGGTGTGAAGCGGGACAACGTCGCTACAGTCTTCATGGGCGGCACCGACCCGAGGGGTGCCGCAGTACGCCTTACCGACGACCAGTTCGAGGCGTCGGTGGAGGCGCTGACCAGCCTTCTTCTCTTTTGCGCTGAGCGATTCTTGTCGGAGTCCTTCATCTACAACGCTGCGAAGCACGGCTCGAGCACAGTCAACCCCGAGCACCCGCTTCGAGGTTGAACCTCCGGGTGGTGGCGATCGTATTCCGATTTCGTCGGGATCGATGCTGACGTATCTGCACAAACCCGAGCGGCCCGGGTCACGGTCGGGCCCAGAATGGTTTGTCAGCGCCACCGGCACTCTCCCGGATCAGGACTTGGGTGTGGCTCTGTTGATCCAACGCGCGGTCTCCTCCCTATGGGATGTCGCGCGCCGTCGGTACACCGGACAGTCGGGCAGCATCAGCGTGTTCTCCCCGACGATGATTCTGGATACGGTCAACGGGCCAGTGCAGAACTCTCTCAACATAGTCCGGACGATTTCATTGAGCTACCGAAGAAGGGCAGCGATGGATCCATTTCGGAAG
Protein-coding sequences here:
- a CDS encoding pentapeptide repeat-containing protein → MPPILLTQLQPTEPPAPPEIPAEPLPPAEIPSSPTIPVTLEDLKSFLEAASPTPGLLTQPWATLLASLAVLGSGYLVYRNGNKTRKQAEIHFGTSHDLEVTRSLRDRFTTIAGQLADPASAVRTAGVYAMEALANDWLARGDKSEAQACINVLCSYVRAPYAQAQGRGQNQTNRIIRISLTDRVVEEHYEYRQDDREVRQSIIRTIAAHLKANGKGNWSDLDFDFTGAHLDNADFSYAIFNKPARFERAQFLGASARFEHATFTASATFGEARFCSGLTIFDDAKFHGPNNKFSGAKFGSRYNRFDRVEFTGGITNFTDCEFEGEDTAFDSARFESKNTLFTGAKLLSKRTWFVEATFESEMTSFDRSTFDGEAVSFDQAKFRGKNTTFKNAEFSGGLTDFNAAEFRAEATRFGYAKFNGDQTSFDKSTFGDTRAKFGGTEFNSVSGTTFHEARFIGGRITFGWAIFNGPASFERPEVWANVEFDWSAQIPYEMRKRKPQNVLPDVWPPALMDSHGAEEEEEQD